A region of Gemmatimonadaceae bacterium DNA encodes the following proteins:
- a CDS encoding SPOR domain-containing protein has product MIGPRACTRRWLLTTITLAAVATGARVAHAQETSLAAGVVREVGRARSLVEAGAGADARALLDSLVRMQTPGSNELAEALYWRAMLAERASDSERDWKRLTIEAPLSPRTADALVRLGEFEMLRGRPATARPYFARVTQDFPNTTARAKAGLWIVRGYFDERNSGAACSALAELPTSAVPEGELRLQYEELGKRCAVAGAGAGAGEKRNSGSLNSGSLNSGSLDDGNSGKAKSGKTNGGTANGDSGDGARFSVQLAAYDTRDEALATVKRLKGRGIEARIDGDAKPFRVRTGRYQTRAEATAALAKLKKQGQTGFVAELKP; this is encoded by the coding sequence ATGATAGGCCCGCGGGCATGCACGCGTCGCTGGCTGCTGACCACGATCACGCTGGCCGCGGTTGCCACCGGCGCGCGCGTGGCACATGCGCAGGAAACGTCGCTCGCCGCCGGCGTCGTGCGCGAAGTGGGGCGCGCGCGCAGCCTCGTGGAAGCGGGCGCCGGCGCCGATGCGCGCGCGCTGCTGGATTCGCTCGTGCGGATGCAGACGCCGGGGAGCAACGAGCTCGCCGAGGCCCTCTACTGGCGCGCGATGCTCGCCGAGCGGGCGAGTGATTCGGAGCGCGACTGGAAGCGGCTCACGATCGAGGCGCCGCTGTCGCCGCGGACCGCCGATGCGCTGGTACGGCTGGGCGAGTTCGAGATGCTGCGCGGCCGGCCGGCCACCGCGCGGCCCTATTTCGCGCGTGTGACGCAGGACTTCCCGAACACGACGGCCCGCGCCAAGGCGGGGCTGTGGATCGTGCGCGGGTACTTCGACGAACGGAACAGCGGCGCGGCGTGCTCGGCGCTCGCGGAGCTGCCGACGTCGGCGGTGCCGGAGGGAGAACTGCGGTTGCAGTATGAGGAGTTGGGGAAGCGGTGTGCGGTGGCGGGGGCAGGGGCGGGGGCGGGGGAGAAGCGGAACTCCGGAAGCCTGAACTCCGGAAGCTTGAACTCCGGAAGCTTGGACGACGGGAACAGCGGGAAGGCGAAAAGCGGGAAGACGAACGGCGGGACGGCGAACGGCGATTCTGGCGATGGTGCGCGGTTCAGTGTGCAGCTGGCGGCGTACGATACGCGCGACGAGGCGTTGGCGACGGTGAAGCGCCTCAAGGGGCGCGGGATCGAGGCGCGGATCGATGGCGATGCGAAGCCGTTTCGGGTGCGGACGGGGCGCTATCAGACGCGGGCGGAGGCGACGGCGGCGCTGGCGAAGCTCAAGAAGCAGGGGCAGACGGGCTTTGTCGCGGAGCTCAAACCGTGA
- the holA gene encoding DNA polymerase III subunit delta, producing the protein MAAPKEQSPLRVVQAAVQARQFAPVYYLHGDDDYLKESAVRDLLEAAVDPSTRDFNLESRRANDLDAETVGSLLATPPMLAERRAVVLRDVTALKKAARQQLDKYLARPASDTLLLLVSPAGTKPDAAIAGASVSLDFAPLTPERVRKWIAHHAGTALQIDIDDDAAQLLQQAVGNDLHLLAAELDKCASYVLGAADRDANARASIDIDAISAVVGVRRGETVTDLLDAVARQDAKTAVTLVSHVLGQPKVTAVQVVMMLSTQAFALAFGRARRDAGIPTSRLPSEFFAFLKETGGYPGRPWGEAASAWTKVTDGWSAAACARALELLLEADMALKETTVSNAEQILMSLVLSLCATRTRKAA; encoded by the coding sequence ATGGCCGCGCCTAAGGAACAGTCGCCGCTCCGCGTGGTGCAGGCCGCGGTGCAGGCTCGGCAGTTCGCGCCCGTGTACTATCTGCACGGCGACGACGACTACCTGAAGGAAAGCGCCGTCCGCGATCTGCTGGAGGCGGCGGTGGATCCGTCCACGCGTGACTTCAACCTGGAGTCGCGGCGCGCCAACGATCTCGACGCCGAAACGGTGGGGAGTCTGCTGGCCACGCCACCGATGCTCGCCGAGCGCCGCGCCGTGGTGCTGCGCGATGTCACGGCGCTCAAGAAGGCGGCCCGGCAGCAGCTCGACAAATATCTCGCTCGTCCGGCGAGCGACACGCTGCTGCTGCTCGTGAGCCCCGCTGGCACCAAGCCCGACGCGGCGATCGCCGGGGCGAGTGTGTCGCTCGACTTCGCGCCGCTCACGCCAGAGCGGGTGCGCAAATGGATCGCGCACCACGCCGGCACCGCGTTGCAGATCGATATCGATGACGACGCGGCGCAGCTCCTGCAGCAGGCCGTGGGGAACGATCTGCATCTGCTGGCCGCCGAACTCGACAAGTGCGCCAGCTATGTATTGGGCGCCGCCGATCGGGACGCCAACGCCCGCGCGTCGATCGACATCGACGCGATCAGTGCGGTGGTGGGCGTGCGACGCGGGGAAACAGTCACCGATCTGCTCGATGCCGTGGCGCGCCAGGATGCCAAGACCGCGGTGACGCTCGTCTCGCACGTGCTGGGGCAGCCCAAGGTGACGGCGGTACAGGTAGTGATGATGCTCAGCACGCAGGCGTTCGCGTTGGCGTTCGGGCGCGCCCGCCGCGATGCGGGGATTCCCACCAGTCGGCTTCCCTCGGAGTTCTTTGCCTTTCTCAAGGAAACGGGTGGCTATCCCGGACGCCCGTGGGGTGAAGCCGCGTCGGCCTGGACGAAGGTCACCGATGGCTGGAGTGCCGCGGCCTGTGCGCGCGCGCTCGAGCTGCTGCTGGAAGCCGATATGGCGCTCAAGGAAACGACGGTCTCGAATGCGGAGCAGATCCTGATGTCGTTGGTGTTGTCGTTGTGTGCGACCCGTACGCGGAAGGCGGCATGA
- a CDS encoding zf-HC2 domain-containing protein, whose translation MDCKQFRKQHLAYLDDTLPGEVMAAAQRHVMQCDGCAAHDTLVRRSLMVARSLPTLEPSADFQQKLRARLAECRTECRQEREAYRLDHAPHLERRAGGFAPGRSSRMVVAVAASAVLGILAYQAVQVATATPRSMQPVIAASPTPVQPSPYLTPQMVQAMSTGNPMWPAAMMVDDAPMQAMSAGFSLVSAH comes from the coding sequence ATGGACTGCAAGCAATTCCGCAAACAGCACCTCGCCTATCTCGACGACACCCTGCCGGGTGAGGTGATGGCCGCGGCGCAACGTCATGTGATGCAGTGCGACGGCTGCGCGGCCCACGACACGCTGGTGCGCCGGTCACTCATGGTGGCCCGCAGCCTCCCGACGCTTGAGCCGAGTGCGGACTTTCAGCAGAAGCTGCGGGCGCGACTGGCCGAGTGCCGTACCGAGTGCCGCCAGGAACGCGAGGCGTATCGCCTCGATCACGCGCCCCACCTCGAGCGGCGGGCCGGTGGGTTTGCCCCGGGGCGCTCCTCCCGAATGGTGGTCGCGGTGGCGGCAAGCGCCGTGCTGGGGATCCTCGCCTATCAGGCGGTGCAGGTCGCCACGGCGACCCCGCGCTCGATGCAGCCGGTGATCGCGGCGTCGCCGACCCCCGTCCAGCCGTCGCCGTACCTGACGCCGCAGATGGTGCAGGCGATGAGCACCGGCAATCCCATGTGGCCGGCGGCGATGATGGTGGACGACGCGCCCATGCAGGCGATGAGCGCCGGCTTTTCCCTGGTCTCGGCGCACTGA
- a CDS encoding sigma-70 family RNA polymerase sigma factor, translated as MAELARTHLTQHTTPAVPVREHLRTLEDGDVVSAFLHGEERAFEELVDRYQGRLLNFVYRTIGDRDRAEDLVQEVFIRVYRHIGRFDRSKKFSTWIYTIASNLAKNELRNRSRNPLVLFQTIKAKFEDEERPLQFEDVHTRPDDLFRKRHLREMVEQSVGQLPAHHREVFVLRELEGKSYEEIAEITGVNLGTVKSRLNRARTAFADIIAPLVR; from the coding sequence ATGGCCGAACTGGCTCGCACGCACCTGACCCAACACACCACCCCTGCGGTGCCGGTGCGCGAGCACCTGCGTACGCTCGAGGATGGCGACGTGGTGTCGGCCTTCCTGCACGGGGAGGAACGCGCGTTCGAGGAGCTGGTCGACCGCTATCAGGGTCGCCTCCTCAACTTCGTGTACCGCACGATCGGTGACCGCGACCGCGCCGAGGATCTGGTGCAGGAAGTGTTCATCCGCGTCTATCGCCACATCGGGCGCTTCGATCGCTCGAAGAAGTTCTCGACGTGGATCTACACCATCGCCTCGAACCTGGCGAAGAACGAACTGCGCAATCGCTCGCGCAATCCGCTCGTGCTCTTCCAGACGATCAAGGCGAAGTTCGAAGACGAGGAGCGCCCCCTCCAGTTCGAAGATGTGCACACGCGCCCCGATGATCTCTTCCGCAAGCGCCATCTGCGCGAGATGGTGGAGCAGTCGGTCGGCCAGCTCCCGGCGCACCACCGCGAGGTGTTCGTGCTGCGCGAGCTCGAAGGGAAGTCGTATGAGGAAATCGCGGAGATCACGGGCGTGAACCTCGGGACGGTGAAGTCGAGGCTCAACCGGGCGCGGACGGCGTTTGCGGATATCATTGCGCCGTTGGTGCGGTAG
- a CDS encoding NUDIX hydrolase, whose product MNTDGTGKVGGERVYSGRIISVDLDEVRFPDGSTGRLEMIRHPGASAVVPLLGDLDGDPEVLLIRQYRYAAESFLYEVPAGRLDPGEAPVACAHRELREETGYTASRVEHLFTMYTTPGFTDEKIHLFLATGLTPGETAREADEFMELVPTKLSAALAMIERGEIQDAKTALALLYAAGFRLS is encoded by the coding sequence GTGAACACCGACGGGACCGGGAAGGTTGGCGGGGAGCGCGTCTACAGCGGGCGCATCATTTCGGTGGACCTCGATGAGGTGCGCTTTCCCGACGGCTCCACCGGCAGGCTCGAAATGATCCGGCACCCCGGCGCGAGCGCCGTGGTGCCGCTGTTGGGGGATCTCGATGGCGATCCGGAGGTGCTGCTCATCCGGCAGTACCGCTACGCCGCCGAATCCTTCTTGTATGAAGTGCCGGCCGGGCGACTCGATCCCGGCGAAGCCCCCGTCGCGTGTGCGCACCGCGAGCTGCGGGAGGAAACCGGGTACACGGCGTCGCGTGTCGAACATCTGTTCACCATGTACACGACGCCGGGGTTCACGGACGAGAAGATCCATCTCTTCCTGGCCACCGGGCTCACCCCCGGGGAGACCGCCCGGGAGGCCGACGAATTCATGGAGCTGGTGCCGACCAAGCTGTCGGCGGCGCTGGCCATGATCGAGCGGGGCGAAATCCAGGACGCCAAAACGGCGCTCGCGCTGCTCTACGCGGCAGGATTCCGGCTGAGCTGA
- a CDS encoding SET domain-containing protein-lysine N-methyltransferase produces the protein MRRSKIQGRGAFAIKPIRAGQIIDEYWGQPITHAEADRRYDDNNGRHHTFLFVLDDEIVLDARYGGNDARFLNHSCDPNCETEIEDGHIYIKAINAIAPGTELVYDYRFDWQDEYEPEDVRYYACRCGAKKCRGTILRVPVYLRPTIREWLAGNDVPVPKKPVKKKAGAKKGAKKGAKKATKTSTHPHVAERHATRGEKSSRKSR, from the coding sequence GTGCGGCGATCGAAGATCCAGGGGCGCGGCGCGTTTGCCATCAAGCCGATCCGCGCCGGCCAGATCATTGATGAGTACTGGGGGCAGCCGATCACGCACGCGGAGGCCGACCGTCGCTACGACGACAACAATGGCCGGCACCACACGTTTCTCTTTGTCCTCGACGACGAGATCGTGCTCGATGCGCGCTACGGGGGCAACGATGCGCGCTTCCTGAATCACTCGTGTGACCCGAACTGCGAAACGGAAATCGAAGACGGGCACATCTACATCAAGGCGATCAACGCGATCGCGCCGGGCACCGAACTCGTCTACGACTACCGGTTTGACTGGCAGGACGAGTACGAGCCGGAGGATGTGCGCTACTACGCCTGCCGGTGCGGTGCGAAGAAGTGCCGGGGGACGATCCTGCGGGTGCCGGTGTACCTGCGTCCCACCATCCGCGAGTGGCTGGCCGGCAACGATGTGCCGGTGCCCAAGAAGCCGGTCAAGAAGAAGGCGGGGGCGAAGAAGGGCGCGAAGAAAGGCGCGAAGAAGGCCACCAAGACCAGCACGCATCCGCACGTCGCCGAACGCCACGCGACCCGGGGCGAGAAGTCGAGCCGGAAGAGCCGGTGA
- a CDS encoding insulinase family protein — protein MTALTLPPAPARPAPGEPRAYRFPSFDTRILANGLRVIVANVPAYPVVTTLAVIEAGATRDPRDVEGLAQLVTRALSEGTRDMNALELTTRLEMLGTTLDTGADWDSAIVQLTALSSRIDDALAVLAEVLCHPSFPEAELVRLRAERQADLAQLRAEPRGLADVFFSRLLYQRASRFARLAGGDEQSIERCTRDAVVAFHAQYYRPDATALMLVGDIDIERAVKMVSAHFGGWSGKAPPVTEPLDQQRFPEPRVHLVHKADAPQSELRVGHVTIPRLNDDYFPVVVMNAILGGLFSSRLNLNLREAHAFTYGAHSSFDWRRAASPFEISTAVETNVTADALREIVQEFTRIREAPVTDAELSLATSYLVGVFPIRFETTAEVAGGLANVEIFRLASTYFDTYRERVRAVTAQDVLRVAQTHLDPARLQVVVVGDADVIRGPVEALGLGPTVVYQPTDDDRATE, from the coding sequence ATGACCGCGCTGACGCTGCCACCCGCCCCGGCCCGGCCGGCGCCAGGCGAACCGCGCGCCTATCGCTTCCCCAGCTTCGACACGCGCATCCTGGCCAATGGCCTGCGCGTGATCGTGGCGAATGTCCCCGCGTATCCAGTGGTCACCACGCTGGCGGTGATCGAAGCGGGCGCGACGCGCGATCCGCGCGACGTCGAAGGGCTGGCGCAGCTCGTGACGCGCGCCCTGAGCGAAGGGACGCGCGACATGAATGCCCTCGAGCTCACCACACGTCTCGAGATGCTTGGCACGACGCTCGACACCGGGGCCGACTGGGATTCCGCCATCGTGCAGCTCACCGCGCTCTCGAGCCGCATCGACGATGCGCTGGCCGTGCTGGCCGAGGTGCTCTGCCATCCCTCGTTCCCCGAGGCGGAGCTGGTGCGCCTGCGGGCCGAACGGCAGGCTGACCTCGCGCAGCTGCGGGCCGAGCCGCGCGGGTTGGCCGATGTGTTCTTCTCCCGGCTGTTGTATCAGCGGGCGTCGCGTTTCGCTCGGCTGGCCGGTGGCGATGAGCAGAGCATCGAACGCTGCACGCGCGACGCGGTGGTGGCGTTTCACGCGCAGTACTATCGCCCGGATGCCACCGCGCTGATGCTGGTGGGCGACATCGATATCGAGCGCGCCGTGAAGATGGTGAGCGCGCACTTCGGCGGCTGGAGCGGCAAGGCCCCGCCGGTCACCGAGCCGTTGGATCAGCAGCGCTTTCCGGAGCCCCGGGTGCATCTGGTGCACAAGGCGGACGCTCCGCAGAGCGAGCTGCGCGTGGGACACGTGACGATTCCGCGCCTCAACGACGACTACTTCCCCGTCGTCGTGATGAACGCGATTCTCGGCGGCCTGTTCTCCTCCCGCCTCAATCTGAACCTGCGCGAGGCGCACGCCTTCACCTACGGCGCGCACTCCTCGTTCGACTGGCGCCGGGCCGCGAGCCCGTTCGAGATCTCCACGGCGGTTGAGACCAATGTGACCGCCGATGCGCTCCGGGAGATCGTGCAGGAGTTCACCCGCATTCGCGAAGCGCCGGTGACCGACGCCGAGCTGTCGCTGGCGACGAGTTATCTCGTGGGGGTCTTCCCCATTCGTTTCGAGACGACGGCCGAGGTGGCCGGTGGACTGGCGAACGTGGAGATCTTTCGGCTGGCGAGCACGTATTTCGATACCTATCGCGAGCGCGTCCGGGCCGTCACGGCGCAGGATGTGCTACGGGTGGCGCAGACCCATCTTGACCCGGCGCGGCTGCAGGTGGTCGTGGTCGGCGATGCCGACGTGATCCGCGGTCCGGTGGAGGCCCTTGGCTTGGGGCCCACGGTCGTGTATCAACCAACCGACGACGATCGCGCCACCGAGTGA
- a CDS encoding insulinase family protein codes for MHIPVESYHLPNGLHVVLSEDHTAPIVAVNLWYHVGSANERLERTGFAHLFEHMLFQGSENVEANEHFELVQRAGGTLNGSTWLDRTNYYETMPSHQLGLALWLEADRMGRMLPGLTQQKLDTQRDVVKNERRWSVDNQPYGTWWERLPALTFPEGHPFHHSLIGSMEHLTDASLDDVADFFRTYYTPDNAVLTVAGDFDRTEAMRLIAEYFGPIPAGTNRPPLRDMTVPPTFGDTRREVVPDAVALPRLFVACRTPVFGTDGYYAASLAAAVLGLRTGCRLEQSLVRRQRIASQASAFTYDLAKGSDLLVVDATALPGISPEQLEAAVLAELDLIHQHGVTEAEVTRARALIETSFVTSMQSAAERADQLSRFATYFGDAALANTQVARYAATTAADVSALARERLGPDNRALLLYVPAEESDAPADADTMAEVGA; via the coding sequence ACATCCCCGTCGAGAGCTACCACCTTCCGAACGGCCTTCACGTGGTGCTCTCGGAGGACCATACGGCGCCGATCGTGGCCGTGAATCTCTGGTACCACGTCGGCTCCGCCAATGAACGTCTCGAGCGCACCGGCTTCGCGCATCTCTTCGAGCACATGCTCTTCCAGGGTTCGGAGAACGTGGAAGCGAATGAGCACTTCGAACTCGTGCAGCGGGCCGGCGGGACCCTGAACGGGTCCACGTGGCTCGACCGTACGAACTACTACGAAACCATGCCGTCGCATCAGCTCGGGCTCGCGCTGTGGCTCGAAGCCGACCGCATGGGGCGGATGCTCCCCGGGCTGACGCAGCAGAAGCTCGACACGCAACGGGACGTGGTGAAGAACGAACGACGGTGGAGCGTGGACAACCAGCCGTACGGCACGTGGTGGGAGCGTCTGCCCGCCCTGACCTTTCCGGAGGGGCATCCGTTCCACCATTCCCTCATCGGATCCATGGAGCATCTGACCGATGCGTCGCTGGACGATGTGGCCGACTTCTTTCGAACCTACTACACGCCAGATAACGCGGTCCTGACAGTCGCCGGCGACTTTGACCGGACCGAGGCGATGCGCCTGATTGCGGAGTACTTCGGGCCCATTCCGGCGGGCACGAACCGCCCGCCGCTGCGCGACATGACGGTACCGCCCACGTTCGGTGACACGCGTCGCGAGGTGGTACCCGATGCCGTGGCCCTGCCGCGGCTGTTCGTCGCCTGTCGGACTCCGGTTTTTGGCACGGATGGCTACTACGCCGCGTCGCTGGCCGCCGCCGTGCTCGGACTCCGGACGGGGTGCCGCCTGGAGCAGTCGCTCGTGCGCCGCCAGCGGATTGCCTCGCAGGCGTCGGCGTTCACCTACGATCTGGCCAAGGGGAGCGACCTGCTGGTCGTAGACGCCACGGCACTCCCCGGTATTTCCCCGGAGCAGCTCGAAGCCGCGGTGCTGGCCGAACTCGATCTGATCCATCAGCACGGCGTGACGGAGGCCGAAGTCACGCGCGCCCGTGCGCTGATCGAAACGAGCTTCGTGACCAGCATGCAGTCGGCGGCGGAGCGCGCCGACCAGCTTTCCCGTTTTGCGACCTACTTTGGCGACGCCGCGCTCGCCAACACGCAGGTGGCACGCTATGCCGCCACCACCGCCGCAGATGTCTCGGCGCTGGCCCGCGAACGACTGGGCCCCGACAACCGCGCGCTGCTGCTCTACGTGCCCGCCGAGGAGTCCGACGCACCGGCGGATGCCGATACGATGGCGGAGGTGGGCGCATGA